The following proteins come from a genomic window of Alphaproteobacteria bacterium:
- the rpmI gene encoding 50S ribosomal protein L35 — protein sequence MPKIKTKSSAKKRFFITANGKIKIGHAFKRHGMRKRSNRFLRNSKGTAILDKADTKNVHKFYLPNGVS from the coding sequence ATGCCCAAGATTAAGACCAAAAGCAGCGCAAAAAAGCGATTCTTTATCACGGCGAACGGCAAGATCAAGATAGGTCATGCATTTAAGCGACATGGTATGCGTAAAAGATCCAATAGGTTTCTGCGCAATTCTAAAGGAACTGCAATTCTAGATAAGGCAGATACAAAGAATGTTCACAAGTTTTATTTACCTAATGGAGTATCATAA
- a CDS encoding leucine-rich repeat protein — MSNNTSFAVKLILAISISWILPILVWMLTCVSHTFSYTPLLYASNDTSVKPEYLFDRPALGKNIMDTLSLEDALKAIRLKDQPGKLDPGMLELFRFSEHMHKAAREFADYIVTDRKAPKKLTDIIALGPRDPKHREQDIQKWILENIESQLKDKPLIRKRPLPKWSEPFFERVTPPSDLDPRVRQHMKAHYLLKPTIPANATSEQIAKINADFVARVFRVKEEMRQKYVIYKDQTTQVTPQTRYLIVTHQELRNAKQHLDTVFTQRPDLWLVLDFDQETEVKLSGDDLPASVKKLSVMGENVKVVKEQFLEGSKLIDFDMSKWINLEIIKPRFLSNSSSLEAIYLFGLKKLRIVEDLFLNKCIALKSIDGLVDWINLKKIGRYFLLDCRAVPFLDVSRWDSLEEIEEGFGYGCKKLSFVNMSGCVKLKTIGPNFLRDCELLERFNMSGCIKLEEIGESFLNGCEALVYFKRLDRAEMPIIIGRYSFRNVSFLLFNDGDEWVKFKLVDQTAEEFGKSDLGKEVKIIHGLNNVNKGSMIYKTLLENPNNGAFFIHTI; from the coding sequence ATGTCTAATAACACTTCTTTTGCAGTAAAGCTTATTCTTGCCATATCGATCTCTTGGATCCTGCCTATTTTAGTTTGGATGTTGACATGTGTGTCTCACACATTCTCTTATACACCTCTGCTATATGCCTCAAATGATACGTCCGTTAAGCCGGAATATCTCTTTGATAGACCTGCTTTAGGTAAAAATATCATGGATACACTCTCCTTGGAAGATGCATTAAAAGCGATACGTTTAAAAGATCAACCTGGGAAATTAGATCCAGGCATGTTGGAACTCTTTAGATTCAGTGAACATATGCATAAAGCGGCACGTGAGTTTGCTGACTATATTGTAACAGATAGAAAAGCACCAAAAAAACTCACAGATATTATTGCGTTAGGACCAAGAGATCCAAAACATAGAGAGCAGGATATACAAAAATGGATTCTCGAAAATATAGAATCACAATTAAAAGACAAACCTTTGATTCGCAAACGACCTTTACCAAAATGGTCAGAACCATTTTTTGAACGTGTTACACCCCCTTCAGATCTTGATCCAAGAGTCAGACAACATATGAAGGCACACTATCTTCTCAAGCCTACTATTCCAGCGAACGCAACATCAGAACAAATAGCGAAGATAAATGCTGATTTTGTTGCAAGAGTGTTTCGCGTCAAAGAAGAGATGCGGCAAAAATATGTGATATACAAAGACCAAACCACACAAGTGACACCACAAACACGGTACTTGATTGTAACGCATCAAGAGCTGAGAAACGCCAAACAACACCTTGATACGGTATTTACGCAAAGGCCTGATTTATGGCTTGTATTGGATTTTGATCAGGAAACAGAAGTTAAGTTGTCCGGAGACGACTTGCCTGCGTCTGTCAAAAAGCTGTCCGTGATGGGAGAGAATGTAAAGGTAGTTAAAGAGCAATTTTTAGAAGGATCTAAACTAATTGATTTTGATATGTCTAAATGGATTAATTTAGAAATTATTAAGCCTCGCTTTCTTTCCAATTCTTCATCTCTTGAAGCTATTTATTTGTTTGGATTAAAAAAATTACGGATTGTTGAAGATTTATTTCTTAATAAATGTATAGCTTTAAAAAGTATAGACGGTTTGGTAGATTGGATAAATTTAAAAAAAATTGGACGGTATTTTTTACTAGATTGTAGAGCAGTACCTTTTCTTGATGTCTCCAGATGGGACAGTTTGGAAGAAATCGAAGAAGGTTTTGGGTATGGATGTAAGAAATTAAGTTTTGTTAATATGTCTGGATGTGTCAAGTTAAAGACGATCGGACCAAACTTCCTACGTGATTGTGAGTTGTTAGAGCGTTTTAATATGTCAGGATGCATAAAGCTTGAGGAAATTGGCGAATCCTTTCTAAATGGCTGCGAAGCTTTGGTTTATTTCAAAAGATTGGATAGAGCGGAAATGCCAATAATAATAGGGCGTTATTCTTTTAGAAATGTTAGTTTTTTACTGTTTAATGATGGAGATGAATGGGTAAAATTTAAGCTTGTCGATCAAACTGCAGAGGAGTTTGGGAAATCCGATTTAGGTAAGGAAGTGAAGATCATCCATGGTTTAAACAATGTTAACAAAGGATCAATGATTTATAAAACACTTTTAGAAAATCCCAACAATGGCGCTTTTTTTATACATACTATTTAA
- a CDS encoding DNA recombination protein RmuC has protein sequence MFVITPLIFILVLYIVYLWHEKTKLVIENAKLKERNVFINEELKNFSNQALLDSQKHFLTMAENSFKHFYEKNKAHMESKEKDMVHMIEPISKTLSNLQNQLQTLEKDRIQTSEKLLTQLSDIQGVQKSLHEETAHMRKTFSNSSAKGQWGEIQLKRIVELTGMLEYCDFIEQSTAHAGIRPDMIVRLPDNKCIIIDAKAPMKAYMEALEITSVSERSMKVKEHAKNVRLHIKNLSQKNYWQHPTDQTLSPEFVVLFLPSDAFLAHAIEGDHALLEYGIREKVVIATPTTLIALLKTVFFAWQNYRISDHAKSVCEIGKQLFIKHQEFHKNFIKIGKTLETAVDHYQKTEDHFNKNILPQEKKLKLIMG, from the coding sequence ATGTTCGTTATTACCCCACTTATTTTTATTCTTGTGCTTTATATTGTTTATTTATGGCATGAAAAAACAAAACTCGTTATAGAAAATGCAAAACTCAAAGAGCGAAATGTGTTCATAAATGAAGAGCTGAAGAATTTCTCAAATCAAGCATTGTTAGATTCTCAAAAGCATTTTTTAACTATGGCAGAAAATAGCTTTAAGCATTTTTATGAAAAAAATAAAGCACATATGGAGAGTAAAGAAAAAGACATGGTGCATATGATTGAGCCAATTTCAAAAACCCTGTCGAATTTGCAAAATCAGCTACAAACTTTGGAGAAAGATCGTATTCAAACATCAGAAAAGTTATTAACGCAATTGTCAGACATTCAAGGGGTGCAAAAATCACTCCATGAAGAAACGGCTCATATGCGCAAGACGTTTAGTAACTCATCTGCAAAAGGGCAGTGGGGTGAGATTCAGTTAAAGCGTATTGTTGAATTAACAGGGATGTTGGAATACTGTGATTTTATTGAGCAAAGCACAGCGCATGCAGGTATTCGCCCTGATATGATTGTAAGATTGCCAGATAATAAATGCATTATTATTGATGCTAAGGCGCCTATGAAGGCCTATATGGAAGCGCTAGAAATAACGAGTGTAAGTGAGCGCAGCATGAAAGTAAAAGAGCATGCAAAAAATGTGCGCCTGCATATTAAAAACTTGTCACAAAAGAATTATTGGCAGCACCCGACGGATCAAACTTTATCTCCAGAATTTGTGGTGTTGTTTTTGCCTAGTGATGCATTTTTAGCGCATGCGATTGAAGGTGATCATGCATTGCTGGAGTATGGAATTCGTGAAAAAGTTGTAATTGCCACGCCAACAACATTAATTGCTTTATTAAAGACGGTTTTCTTTGCATGGCAAAATTATCGTATCTCAGATCATGCAAAATCTGTGTGTGAAATCGGGAAGCAATTGTTTATTAAGCATCAAGAATTTCATAAGAATTTCATAAAAATTGGCAAGACATTAGAAACGGCTGTGGATCATTATCAAAAGACTGAAGATCATTTTAATAAGAATATTTTGCCACAGGAGAAGAAGTTAAAGCTGATTATGGGATAA
- a CDS encoding transketolase — translation MCTKTLANAIRFLTVDAVEKAQSGHTGMPLGMADVATVLFKNHLKFYAKEPLWKHRDKLILSCGHGCMLQYTLLYLTGYEDITIEDIKNFRQLHSPCSGHPEYGLLKGIEVTTGPLGQGIGHAVGMALSDQHEGLDRHIYVMVSDGDLMEGIAHEAFALAKEHNLSKLIFLYDDNQSTIDGRTFIGRGIDKLMAYYEFNFQSIDGHDPEAIDHALTKARKGNVPQFIACKTIIGYGVKETEGKYAMHSDPVGQKLIDHMRERFNWPYTPFEIPEEILKQWRDIGAQYKDAFLLKPEYDRNYRSVYQNKEVQFTQEMMSTRDAFGALIKEYDVIGGSCDLGGSTRANKAKTYRAFGVREHGMGAALNGIVLSKTYRAFGTTFFVFSDYMRPAIRMAALMRVPTVFIYTHDSIGVGEDGPTHQPVEHLASLRAMPHLNVYRPCDANETQVCLQQAFEDIDKPSVIALTRQALPVIHKFPAFPEGELDFVFLATGSEVHLALEVATELELKHSVRVVSIPCVEKFHDFKALEGKKRIIIEAGCRQSWEKFLRPGDMFFGIEDFGHSAPYTDVYVEMGLTKNVILNAVKDLL, via the coding sequence ATGTGTACAAAAACACTTGCCAATGCCATAAGGTTTTTAACCGTTGACGCTGTAGAAAAAGCGCAAAGTGGTCACACAGGCATGCCCCTTGGCATGGCAGATGTCGCAACAGTTCTGTTTAAAAACCACCTGAAATTTTATGCCAAAGAGCCATTGTGGAAGCATCGCGATAAACTTATCTTATCATGCGGCCATGGTTGCATGCTGCAATATACCCTACTCTATTTAACAGGATATGAAGATATCACTATTGAAGATATCAAAAACTTCCGCCAACTTCACTCTCCTTGTTCAGGCCATCCAGAATATGGATTACTTAAAGGCATTGAAGTCACAACAGGCCCATTGGGTCAGGGTATCGGGCATGCTGTTGGTATGGCGTTATCTGATCAACATGAAGGATTAGATCGACACATATATGTGATGGTGAGTGATGGTGACTTGATGGAAGGCATTGCTCATGAAGCTTTTGCGTTAGCTAAAGAGCATAATTTATCTAAATTGATCTTCTTGTATGATGATAATCAATCCACCATAGATGGCCGAACATTTATAGGTCGTGGAATAGATAAATTAATGGCATATTATGAATTCAACTTTCAATCCATTGATGGGCATGATCCTGAAGCAATTGATCACGCCTTAACAAAAGCTCGCAAAGGAAATGTGCCACAATTTATTGCCTGCAAAACCATTATTGGATATGGCGTTAAAGAAACTGAGGGTAAATATGCTATGCACTCTGACCCTGTAGGGCAAAAATTGATTGATCATATGCGTGAACGATTTAACTGGCCTTACACACCCTTTGAAATACCTGAAGAAATTTTAAAACAGTGGCGCGATATTGGCGCACAATATAAGGATGCGTTTTTGCTAAAACCTGAATATGATAGAAACTATCGATCTGTATATCAAAACAAGGAGGTCCAGTTCACACAAGAAATGATGTCGACACGTGATGCATTTGGAGCGCTCATCAAAGAATATGATGTTATTGGGGGATCATGTGATTTAGGCGGATCAACACGCGCCAACAAAGCTAAAACTTATCGTGCATTTGGTGTGCGTGAGCATGGCATGGGAGCTGCACTCAATGGCATTGTTTTATCTAAAACCTATCGGGCATTTGGCACAACATTTTTTGTTTTTAGCGATTATATGCGCCCCGCTATTCGCATGGCTGCCCTGATGCGTGTGCCAACAGTCTTTATTTATACCCATGACTCCATCGGCGTAGGCGAAGATGGTCCTACACACCAACCTGTGGAACACCTAGCAAGTTTACGCGCAATGCCACATCTCAATGTATACCGCCCCTGCGATGCAAATGAAACACAAGTTTGCTTGCAACAAGCCTTTGAGGATATAGATAAACCTTCAGTTATTGCGCTCACGCGACAAGCACTGCCTGTAATTCACAAATTCCCAGCTTTTCCTGAGGGTGAGCTGGATTTTGTGTTTTTAGCGACAGGGTCAGAAGTGCATTTAGCACTTGAAGTGGCTACAGAATTGGAACTTAAGCACAGTGTACGCGTTGTGAGTATTCCATGTGTAGAGAAATTTCATGATTTCAAGGCTTTAGAAGGTAAAAAACGTATCATCATAGAAGCTGGGTGCCGCCAATCATGGGAGAAATTCTTGCGCCCTGGTGATATGTTTTTTGGCATAGAAGATTTTGGGCATTCTGCACCTTATACAGATGTGTATGTGGAGATGGGATTAACAAAAAACGTCATCCTGAACGCAGTAAAGGATCTTTTATAA
- the lepA gene encoding elongation factor 4, translating into MKKHIRNFAIIAHIDHGKSTLADRLIEYCGTMKSHEMKSQLLDAMDIERERGITIKAQTVRLPYKADDGQEYILNLMDTPGHVDFAYEVSRCLSACEGSLLVVDASQGVEAQTLANVYQAIDSNHEIIPVLNKVDLPAADVERVKKQIEEVIGLETSHAVETSAKTGIGIKNVLEAIVKYLPGPEKRHHETCETGRGDPNWMAAAPSELRHDECPLKALLVDSWYDQYLGVIILVRIFEGVLKKGARIRMMGTSRVYDIDQLGIFTPKKVYQDTLEPGEIGFFTASIKEVADCKIGDTITEEKRQTKEILPGFKPSVPVVFCGLFPEDASDFEQLRESLKKLHLNDASFHFEPESSAALGYGFRCGFLGLLHLEIVQERLERDFDLDLIATAPSVVYHIYLRNGDMVKMHNPADMPDIMKIDHIEEPWIRATIMVPEEYLGSILNLCTDRRGEQVDLTFSGKLAMAVYNLPLNEIIFDFYDRLKSISKGYASFDYEMLEYREGDLVRVNILVNDEVVDALSLMVHKTRAEQRGRALCERLKDLIPRQLFKIAIQAAIGGKIIARETVGAIRKDVTAKCYGGDITRKKKLLEKQKKGKKKMRQYGNVEIPQKVFIEALKMDQK; encoded by the coding sequence TTGAAAAAGCACATCAGAAATTTTGCCATCATTGCGCATATTGATCATGGCAAATCGACATTAGCTGATCGTTTGATTGAATATTGCGGCACAATGAAAAGTCATGAAATGAAATCGCAGCTTTTAGACGCGATGGATATTGAGCGTGAGCGTGGCATTACCATTAAGGCGCAAACCGTGAGATTGCCCTATAAAGCGGACGATGGTCAAGAATATATTTTGAATCTGATGGATACGCCAGGACACGTGGATTTTGCTTATGAAGTGAGCCGGTGTTTATCTGCCTGTGAAGGCTCGCTTCTGGTAGTGGATGCAAGTCAAGGTGTGGAAGCGCAGACTTTGGCTAACGTATATCAAGCTATTGATAGCAATCATGAAATTATCCCTGTGTTAAATAAAGTTGACCTACCTGCTGCAGATGTTGAGCGTGTTAAAAAACAAATTGAAGAGGTTATTGGGTTAGAGACTTCTCATGCTGTTGAAACTTCAGCTAAAACAGGTATCGGGATTAAGAACGTTTTAGAAGCGATTGTGAAATATTTGCCTGGTCCGGAAAAGCGTCATCACGAGACCTGCGAAACAGGTCGTGGTGATCCAAACTGGATGGCCGCAGCTCCTTCGGAGCTTCGCCATGACGAGTGTCCTTTAAAGGCTCTTCTAGTAGATAGTTGGTATGATCAATATCTAGGTGTGATTATTTTGGTGCGTATATTTGAAGGTGTGCTGAAAAAAGGCGCGCGCATTAGAATGATGGGCACAAGTCGTGTTTATGATATAGATCAACTCGGTATTTTTACACCTAAAAAAGTGTATCAAGATACATTAGAACCCGGAGAAATTGGATTTTTTACAGCCAGTATTAAAGAAGTTGCAGATTGCAAAATTGGTGACACAATCACAGAAGAAAAACGTCAAACAAAAGAAATATTACCAGGTTTTAAACCCTCCGTACCTGTTGTATTTTGTGGGCTTTTTCCTGAAGATGCATCAGATTTTGAGCAGTTGCGTGAAAGTTTGAAAAAGTTGCATTTGAATGATGCAAGTTTTCACTTTGAGCCTGAATCTTCAGCAGCGCTTGGATATGGGTTTCGTTGTGGATTTTTAGGGTTATTGCATTTAGAGATTGTGCAAGAGCGATTAGAGCGAGACTTTGATTTGGATCTTATTGCAACGGCACCAAGTGTTGTATATCACATATATCTGCGAAATGGTGATATGGTAAAAATGCACAATCCTGCTGATATGCCAGATATTATGAAAATTGATCACATTGAAGAGCCATGGATTCGCGCAACGATTATGGTTCCAGAGGAATATCTCGGATCGATCTTGAATTTATGTACAGATAGGCGAGGCGAGCAGGTAGATTTGACCTTCTCGGGTAAATTGGCTATGGCTGTGTATAATTTGCCGCTTAATGAAATTATTTTTGATTTCTATGATCGCCTGAAATCTATTTCTAAAGGCTACGCATCATTTGATTATGAAATGCTGGAATATCGCGAAGGTGATTTGGTGCGTGTTAATATTTTGGTTAATGATGAAGTTGTGGATGCTTTATCTCTTATGGTTCATAAGACAAGGGCTGAGCAACGTGGACGCGCATTGTGCGAGCGATTGAAAGACTTAATCCCTAGGCAGTTATTTAAGATTGCAATTCAGGCGGCAATTGGTGGAAAAATTATCGCAAGAGAAACAGTGGGCGCTATCAGAAAAGATGTGACAGCAAAATGCTATGGCGGTGATATTACCCGTAAGAAAAAGCTTTTAGAAAAACAAAAGAAGGGTAAAAAGAAGATGCGTCAATATGGTAATGTGGAGATTCCACAAAAAGTGTTTATTGAGGCATTGAAGATGGATCAAAAATAA
- the rplT gene encoding 50S ribosomal protein L20 translates to MARVKRGVTTHARHRKVIKMAKGFVGRSKSCFRVALRRVEKSLQYAYRDRRTKKRDFRALWIQRINAAVRAEGMNYSQFIYGAKKAGIEVDRKIMANIAMNEPEVFKDIIQKAKEINEAPAKKEAKKAETASAS, encoded by the coding sequence ATGGCACGCGTTAAAAGAGGTGTGACGACACACGCACGTCACAGAAAAGTTATTAAAATGGCCAAGGGGTTTGTTGGCCGTTCAAAAAGTTGTTTTCGTGTTGCATTAAGACGCGTTGAAAAGTCGCTTCAATATGCATATAGAGATCGTAGAACGAAAAAAAGAGACTTCAGAGCGCTTTGGATTCAAAGAATCAATGCAGCTGTAAGGGCAGAGGGTATGAATTATTCTCAATTTATCTATGGCGCGAAAAAGGCGGGTATTGAAGTAGATCGTAAAATTATGGCGAATATCGCAATGAATGAGCCAGAAGTTTTTAAGGATATTATTCAAAAAGCAAAAGAGATTAACGAAGCGCCTGCGAAAAAAGAAGCAAAAAAAGCTGAAACGGCGTCAGCTTCGTGA
- a CDS encoding AI-2E family transporter yields the protein MLDLSFVTKYKYYFAVLIVSLFVLIGLSEMLKPLFVIFFLSYLFNKPVTFLEKYYIKRQVSTFILISLFVCTLMVMMVFVIPLLSQKIISIIQKSPALLDQFIQTVDLWISKLSHKTQLESIKADIKSHLLFVLKNMLLFSLNEFSNIFSFKNIIYYFAATPILTYYMTVDFPYLGNFFLSLFPKKARTKTQELLINGEKMLSRYIHGQTIVCIALGLSYIIALYLIGLKHPVILGALMGALVFIPYIGAVLGFVMIILFMLADFYSVNMFIKVCSVLISLNILESQIIAPYIIGKHLGISPLILILALVVGHFYFGLIGMVLAYPLTATFTHMFRNREEGEV from the coding sequence ATGTTAGACCTCAGTTTTGTCACAAAATATAAATACTACTTTGCGGTTTTAATCGTTTCCTTATTTGTTTTAATCGGACTAAGCGAAATGCTGAAACCTCTGTTTGTCATTTTCTTTTTATCTTACCTTTTTAACAAACCTGTAACTTTTCTGGAAAAATATTACATTAAACGACAAGTATCAACGTTTATCCTGATATCGTTATTTGTGTGCACCCTAATGGTCATGATGGTTTTTGTCATACCACTTCTCAGCCAAAAAATTATCTCGATCATCCAAAAAAGCCCTGCACTCTTGGATCAATTTATTCAAACTGTAGATCTATGGATTTCTAAACTCTCCCACAAAACACAGCTCGAAAGTATTAAAGCGGATATAAAATCCCATCTTCTATTCGTCTTAAAAAACATGCTGCTTTTCTCTTTAAATGAATTCAGTAATATTTTCAGTTTTAAAAACATCATTTATTATTTTGCTGCAACACCCATTTTGACATACTACATGACGGTTGATTTTCCTTATCTAGGAAACTTTTTTCTCTCATTATTTCCTAAGAAAGCACGCACAAAAACACAAGAGCTTTTAATAAATGGAGAAAAAATGCTCTCTCGCTATATTCACGGACAAACCATTGTATGTATTGCGTTAGGCCTTTCTTACATAATTGCGCTTTACCTTATAGGATTGAAGCATCCTGTTATTCTAGGAGCTTTAATGGGAGCCTTGGTCTTTATTCCTTATATTGGTGCAGTGCTTGGATTTGTTATGATCATCCTATTTATGTTAGCGGATTTCTATAGTGTGAATATGTTTATCAAAGTCTGCTCTGTTTTAATTAGCTTGAATATTTTAGAGAGTCAAATCATTGCACCTTATATTATTGGTAAGCATTTAGGCATTTCGCCCCTCATTTTAATTTTGGCATTAGTTGTGGGGCATTTTTATTTCGGCTTGATTGGCATGGTGCTAGCATACCCATTAACAGCAACATTTACGCATATGTTTAGGAATCGTGAAGAAGGGGAGGTTTAG